From Halanaeroarchaeum sulfurireducens, a single genomic window includes:
- a CDS encoding MFS transporter → MTRLYGERRLQVIFGVTLMGVMGVSLISPVFPAMVDHFGITDSQVGLVVLAYTLPGIVVALFIGVLADRYGRKRVLLPLLILFGVAGGGGALAPDFRTLLVLRAFQGVGGAGLVTLSTTLIGDYYDGPERGAAMGLNASILSIATATYPFVGGLLGTIGWYAPFVLFVLAVPMAVWALVELVEPTSAESVDFYTYARRIGHIAASADTLVGAFAAFLAFVVLYGGIITYFPLLVEQRFGSSSVIIGGLQSSMSVVVAIVSSQTGTLVERFSERSLFTVGFVGYGVGLLGLPLAPTAAWLLAPLAVFGLGHGLVVPSVQTFMTKLAPSQFRAATMSLYNIALRLGQTLGPVVFGALYVFGFDRLFFAGGAVAIAGFVVLAASRRFLAPQSRRSGSAG, encoded by the coding sequence ATGACGAGACTGTACGGGGAGCGCCGACTGCAGGTCATTTTCGGCGTCACTCTGATGGGCGTGATGGGCGTCAGTCTTATCTCGCCCGTCTTCCCCGCGATGGTCGACCACTTCGGGATCACCGACAGTCAGGTCGGGCTCGTGGTGTTGGCGTACACCCTGCCTGGGATCGTCGTGGCGCTCTTCATCGGGGTACTGGCCGATCGATACGGACGCAAACGCGTACTGTTACCCCTTCTGATTCTGTTCGGGGTGGCTGGCGGGGGTGGCGCGCTCGCTCCCGACTTCCGAACCCTTCTCGTTCTCCGTGCTTTCCAGGGTGTCGGCGGCGCTGGCCTCGTGACCCTCTCCACGACGCTCATTGGGGACTACTACGACGGCCCGGAGCGGGGAGCGGCGATGGGACTCAACGCGAGCATTTTGAGCATCGCGACGGCGACCTACCCCTTCGTGGGGGGACTCCTGGGCACTATCGGCTGGTACGCCCCCTTCGTCCTCTTCGTGCTGGCCGTCCCGATGGCCGTCTGGGCGCTCGTCGAACTCGTCGAACCCACGTCGGCGGAATCTGTGGATTTCTACACCTACGCCCGGCGGATCGGCCACATCGCGGCGTCCGCGGACACGCTCGTGGGGGCTTTCGCCGCGTTCCTGGCGTTCGTGGTGCTCTACGGCGGCATCATCACGTACTTCCCGTTACTCGTCGAGCAACGCTTTGGGTCGTCGTCTGTAATCATCGGCGGGTTACAGTCCTCGATGTCCGTCGTCGTGGCCATCGTCAGCAGCCAGACCGGTACGCTCGTCGAGCGGTTCTCCGAGCGATCGCTGTTCACCGTCGGGTTCGTCGGCTACGGCGTGGGCCTCCTCGGACTCCCGCTCGCACCGACGGCCGCGTGGCTGCTCGCTCCGCTCGCTGTGTTCGGTCTGGGGCACGGTCTGGTCGTACCGAGCGTCCAGACCTTCATGACGAAGCTGGCGCCGAGTCAGTTCCGGGCGGCCACGATGAGCCTCTACAACATCGCGTTGCGACTTGGTCAGACGCTCGGTCCAGTGGTGTTTGGAGCCCTCTACGTGTTCGGCTTCGACCGCCTCTTCTTCGCGGGTGGCGCCGTCGCCATCGCGGGGTTCGTTGTGCTCGCCGCGAGTCGACGATTCCTGGCGCCACAGTCACGTCGTTCCGGTAGCGCCGGGTGA